In one window of Hyla sarda isolate aHylSar1 chromosome 1, aHylSar1.hap1, whole genome shotgun sequence DNA:
- the MACIR gene encoding macrophage immunometabolism regulator: MEVDIKGDKRTSISSIPISGTIERNSPLKVEPEKPRCSSTPCSPIRRTVSGYQILHMDSNYLVGFTTGEELLKLAHKCAATEENSAEAIPSFRAKQHDSGLSRSSRIYKAKGRHYQPYEIPAINGRRRRRMPSSGDKCNKVIPYESYKAVHGPLPLCLLKGKRIHSKSLDYLNLDKMNIKESADTEVLQYQLQHLTLRGDRVFARNNT, translated from the coding sequence ATGGAAGTGGATATTAAAGGAGATAAGAGGACTAGCATTTCTTCTATACCTATTTCTGGCACAATAGAACGGAATTCTCCATTAAAAGTAGAACCAGAGAAGCCACGTTGTTCTAGTACACCATGCTCCCCAATTCGTAGGACTGTGTCAGGCTATCAGATCCTTCACATGGATTCCAATTATTTAGTTGGGTTTACCACAGGAGAAGAGCTTCTGAAGCTAGCACACAAGTGTGCAGCAACTGAAGAGAATTCTGCTGAGGCCATACCGTCTTTTCGTGCCAAGCAGCATGATTCTGGACTGTCCCGCTCCTCTCGAATATACAAAGCTAAAGGGCGTCACTATCAGCCATATGAAATTCCTGCCATAAATGGAAGGAGGCGAAGGCGAATGCCAAGCTCAGGGGATAAGTGCAATAAAGTTATTCCATATGAGTCTTACAAGGCTGTTCATGGTCCTTTACCACTTTGTCTTCTCAAGGGTAAGAGAATACATTCAAAGTCCTTGGACTACCTCAACCTAGATAAGATGAACATCAAGGAATCCGCTGACACAGAAGTGTTGCAGTACCAACTCCAGCATCTTACTTTGAGGGGCGATCGGGTTTTTGCAAGAAATAATACCTGA